In Alphaproteobacteria bacterium, the following proteins share a genomic window:
- the rpoN gene encoding RNA polymerase factor sigma-54, whose product MSLSQQIDLRSSQILTMTPRLQQAIKLLQMPHQELASYVREQIEQNPLLMQPEGGESLYSDEPTNCRIVTKKTYGDDDYARPDLKETLTLREHLYRQLLLEISDPDDRKIGECLIDHLNDNGFLDGDLDTIGLLLSVPVMQVERVLSRLQEFDPPGVFARNLGECFALQIKDRHGTINPDMALFLENLELFLHHPLPKIAKDLGLTVETCQSFLKDLKSLSAKPAEQFSPVAVESLIPDVLMQPSRDPDQNDAWNVVLNTEALPAVLLNSDYYHTLKKQLVSREDRSYLTAQHGQANWLLQALHQRATNTLRVALEIVQHQSAFWTEGFQAFKPLTLRQVADAVGLHESTVSRVVASKYIATPRGIFSFKFFFSSTIVASKSNSFQDESLLSSRMVQYKMKILIDRENQGQPLSDEDLVLIMQQDGVPIARRTINKYRKVLSIPSSAERRRLYQLQSRGAESHVGMDGIFLS is encoded by the coding sequence ATGTCCCTCAGCCAACAAATAGACCTTCGGTCATCCCAAATTTTAACAATGACGCCGCGCTTACAGCAGGCGATCAAGTTATTGCAGATGCCCCATCAGGAATTGGCATCCTATGTGAGGGAGCAAATCGAACAAAATCCATTACTTATGCAGCCCGAGGGGGGTGAAAGTCTGTATTCAGATGAACCCACCAATTGCCGCATTGTAACCAAAAAAACATATGGCGATGATGATTATGCCCGCCCCGATCTTAAGGAAACCCTAACACTCAGGGAGCATTTATATCGTCAGCTTTTGCTGGAAATCAGTGATCCTGACGATCGTAAAATTGGGGAATGCTTAATTGATCATTTAAATGACAATGGCTTTTTGGATGGGGATCTGGATACGATAGGTCTGCTTTTGTCGGTTCCTGTCATGCAGGTGGAGCGTGTTTTATCCAGGCTTCAGGAATTTGATCCACCCGGCGTTTTTGCCCGAAATCTTGGGGAATGTTTTGCCCTGCAAATTAAAGACCGACATGGGACAATAAATCCTGATATGGCTCTTTTTCTTGAAAACCTTGAATTATTCCTGCATCACCCCTTGCCAAAGATTGCCAAAGATTTGGGCCTGACTGTTGAAACGTGTCAATCTTTTTTGAAAGACCTAAAATCCCTTTCCGCTAAACCCGCCGAACAGTTCAGCCCTGTCGCGGTTGAATCTCTGATTCCGGATGTTTTGATGCAGCCGTCCCGTGATCCCGATCAAAACGACGCGTGGAATGTTGTGTTGAATACCGAGGCTCTGCCCGCTGTTCTTTTGAACAGTGACTATTACCATACCTTAAAAAAACAACTTGTAAGTCGAGAGGATCGTTCCTATCTGACCGCACAGCATGGGCAGGCAAACTGGTTGCTTCAGGCGCTCCACCAACGCGCAACCAATACATTAAGGGTGGCACTGGAAATTGTTCAGCATCAAAGCGCGTTCTGGACTGAGGGGTTTCAAGCCTTTAAACCGCTGACCCTTCGTCAGGTTGCTGATGCCGTTGGCCTGCATGAAAGCACGGTCAGTCGGGTTGTTGCATCAAAATATATCGCAACCCCACGTGGGATTTTTAGTTTCAAATTCTTTTTTAGCTCAACAATTGTTGCAAGTAAAAGCAACAGCTTTCAGGATGAATCTTTGTTATCATCACGTATGGTGCAGTATAAAATGAAAATTCTGATTGATCGGGAAAATCAAGGACAGCCGCTGTCTGACGAAGACTTGGTTTTGATAATGCAACAAGATGGAGTGCCCATCGCGCGACGGACAATCAACAAATACAGGAAAGTTTTATCCATCCCCTCGTCGGCCGAAAGACGCCGGCTTTATCAATTGCAAAGCCGTGGGGCTGAGTCGCATGTGGGAATGGACGGGATTTTCCTGTCATGA
- a CDS encoding ATP-binding cassette domain-containing protein encodes DASIFRGLTVEQNIRAVVELFEKDPDKQEEKLNLLLDEFSISHLRQSPAIALSGGERRRVEIARCLAASPRFLLLDEPLAGIDPIAVNEIRDLILRLKGMGIGILITDHNVRETLDIVDRAYIVAGGQVLAEGTPKEIIIHKEVRRVYLGERFSL; translated from the coding sequence AGATGCCTCTATCTTTCGGGGATTAACCGTCGAACAAAACATCAGGGCTGTTGTTGAATTATTTGAAAAAGATCCTGACAAACAAGAAGAAAAACTAAATTTGTTGCTGGATGAATTTTCCATTAGCCACCTTCGTCAATCTCCGGCCATTGCATTGTCGGGGGGGGAACGGCGTCGTGTAGAAATTGCCCGCTGTTTGGCTGCGTCTCCGCGTTTTTTATTGCTCGATGAACCACTGGCCGGAATTGATCCCATTGCTGTTAATGAAATTCGGGACCTTATTCTTCGCCTCAAAGGAATGGGTATCGGCATTTTAATTACTGATCATAATGTCCGCGAAACTCTGGATATTGTTGATCGCGCCTACATCGTTGCGGGGGGGCAGGTTCTGGCCGAAGGGACCCCAAAAGAAATAATTATTCACAAAGAAGTGCGTCGCGTTTACCTGGGAGAAAGGTTTAGCCTGTAA
- the lptC gene encoding LPS export ABC transporter periplasmic protein LptC produces the protein MIGKGCIRKYLPCLKYGLLVFSMGLVFAAILWPTKPSFIELTSATADNVNGAEKLRYRGESNKGKSYVVHSNKGHEISGKEVLLKELQLQLALDGGGELALKADEGLYNKTEKTIMISGNVRLDHNNGFHLQTTEATINFNDGTAENNAPVEGQKEQTFIRAHGFKVLDQGQRIIFLGKPELTIRESKVQ, from the coding sequence ATGATCGGGAAGGGGTGTATCAGAAAATATTTGCCTTGCCTTAAGTATGGTCTTTTGGTGTTCAGCATGGGATTGGTTTTTGCGGCTATTTTATGGCCAACCAAGCCATCCTTTATTGAGCTGACATCGGCTACAGCAGACAACGTTAATGGGGCGGAGAAATTGCGCTATCGCGGTGAATCCAACAAAGGAAAATCTTATGTGGTGCATTCCAATAAAGGGCATGAAATTTCAGGAAAGGAAGTCCTGTTAAAAGAACTGCAACTGCAGCTAGCTCTTGATGGTGGGGGTGAATTGGCGTTAAAGGCCGACGAGGGCTTGTATAATAAAACAGAAAAAACAATCATGATCTCGGGGAATGTTCGTTTGGACCATAACAATGGTTTTCACCTGCAAACAACAGAAGCAACCATCAATTTTAATGATGGAACGGCGGAAAATAATGCCCCGGTAGAAGGGCAGAAAGAGCAAACCTTTATCAGGGCGCACGGATTTAAAGTGTTGGACCAGGGGCAAAGAATTATCTTTCTTGGTAAACCGGAATTGACTATTCGAGAAAGTAAGGTTCAATAG
- a CDS encoding acetyl-CoA carboxylase carboxyltransferase subunit alpha, translating into MKFLEFERPVAELEGKIENLKHLANTGDLNIADEVSRLQTRADRLLRQTYSNLTPWQKVQVARHPDRPKFFDYLSSLVDDFVTLSGDRCFAEDCAIIGGIGSISGRTVMVIGQQKGNDTESRIKHNFGMAKPEGYRKAKRLMELADRLKIPVVTFVDTAGAYPGIDAEERGQAEAIARCIETCLKIKVPLLSIIIGEGGSGGAIAIAAADLVLMLEHSIYSVISPEGCASILWRSASSAPEAAEAQRLTAQNLYQLGVIDHIIAEPVGGAHRYKQAITKQVKEIIEKSLQFLSNKDSATLLNSRRKKYLTMGEKTLA; encoded by the coding sequence ATAAAATTCCTAGAGTTTGAACGCCCAGTTGCTGAATTAGAAGGAAAAATAGAAAACCTGAAACACTTGGCCAATACTGGGGATTTGAATATTGCGGATGAAGTTTCCCGCCTTCAAACTAGGGCTGATCGATTGCTAAGGCAAACGTACAGCAACCTAACTCCGTGGCAAAAAGTGCAGGTGGCGCGTCATCCTGATCGGCCGAAATTTTTTGATTACCTGTCGTCATTGGTTGATGATTTTGTGACATTGTCGGGGGACAGATGTTTCGCCGAAGATTGTGCAATTATCGGCGGGATCGGAAGCATATCGGGCCGAACTGTCATGGTTATCGGGCAACAAAAGGGGAATGATACCGAATCCCGTATTAAGCATAACTTTGGCATGGCAAAACCCGAAGGGTATCGAAAAGCAAAACGATTAATGGAACTGGCTGATCGCCTTAAGATTCCCGTTGTGACTTTTGTTGATACGGCAGGGGCTTATCCGGGAATAGATGCCGAGGAACGCGGTCAAGCTGAAGCAATCGCCCGCTGTATAGAAACCTGTCTTAAAATCAAGGTCCCTTTGTTGAGTATTATCATCGGCGAAGGAGGATCAGGTGGTGCTATTGCCATTGCTGCAGCTGACCTTGTGTTGATGTTGGAGCATTCCATTTATTCGGTAATTTCCCCTGAGGGATGCGCCTCTATCCTGTGGCGGAGCGCGTCAAGTGCACCAGAGGCTGCGGAGGCTCAACGCTTAACGGCGCAAAACCTTTATCAATTGGGCGTGATCGATCATATCATTGCGGAACCAGTGGGGGGCGCGCATCGGTACAAGCAAGCTATCACAAAGCAGGTCAAGGAAATTATTGAAAAATCCCTCCAATTTCTATCCAATAAAGACAGCGCTACCTTGCTGAATTCACGTCGAAAGAAATACCTAACGATGGGCGAAAAGACACTGGCGTAA
- a CDS encoding peroxiredoxin, whose translation MTVKIGDKIPTISVKQVTSNGAVDITTDDLFNNKTSIVFALPGAFTPVCSAQHLPGFIKNKDKLKEKGIDQIICLSVNDVFVMGAWADNQNVQDSVIMIADGNADLTKAVGLDVDLSANGMGIRSQRYLMVVKNGVVTRLEIEPLSACSLTSADHILDAL comes from the coding sequence ATGACCGTAAAAATTGGCGACAAAATTCCAACCATTTCTGTAAAGCAAGTAACGTCGAATGGCGCCGTTGATATAACGACGGATGATTTGTTTAACAATAAAACATCCATTGTGTTTGCCCTGCCGGGTGCATTCACGCCCGTTTGTTCTGCTCAGCACCTGCCTGGCTTTATTAAGAATAAAGATAAATTAAAGGAAAAGGGCATCGATCAAATTATTTGCCTTTCCGTTAATGATGTCTTTGTGATGGGCGCATGGGCAGACAACCAAAATGTTCAGGATTCCGTCATCATGATTGCTGATGGAAATGCTGACCTTACAAAAGCCGTTGGCTTGGATGTCGATTTATCCGCCAATGGGATGGGGATAAGGTCGCAAAGGTACCTGATGGTTGTGAAAAATGGTGTTGTTACGCGTTTGGAAATCGAGCCGTTATCTGCCTGTAGCCTGACAAGTGCGGACCATATTTTGGATGCTCTGTAA
- a CDS encoding NADH-quinone oxidoreductase subunit D, which produces MTTNQNSDDPKNKESYTLNFGPQHPAAHGVLRLVLELEGEVIQRADPHIGFLHRGTEKLIEYKTYLQALPYFDRLDYVSPMSQEHAYVLAVEKLLNISPPLRAQYIRVLFSELTRLLNHLLNIATFGLDVGAMTPFLWAFEEREVLMGFYERVSGARMHAAYFRPGGVHRDLPAGLLGDIQLFINRFPTVIDDIENLLTENRIFKQRTVDIGVVTAEEAVEWGFSGPMLRASTVPWDLRSAQPYEIYEFLDFDVPIGKNGDCYDRYLVRVEEMRQSVNIIQQCLDKIPAGPVLVDDPKIVPPPKEKLKQSMEAMIHHFKLYTEGFHVPAGEVYSATESPKGEFGVYLISDGSNRPYRCKIRSPGFACLQALEWISKGHMLSDIVAIIGSMDIVFGEIDR; this is translated from the coding sequence ATGACCACCAACCAAAATAGCGATGATCCAAAAAATAAAGAAAGCTATACCCTGAACTTTGGCCCCCAACATCCAGCTGCCCATGGTGTGCTCCGCCTGGTTTTGGAACTGGAGGGTGAGGTCATACAGCGTGCCGATCCCCATATTGGATTCCTCCATCGTGGAACAGAAAAGCTAATCGAATACAAAACATACCTTCAGGCGTTACCCTATTTTGATCGCTTGGATTATGTTTCCCCCATGAGCCAGGAACATGCGTACGTTTTGGCCGTGGAAAAATTGCTGAATATCTCCCCTCCCCTTCGGGCACAATATATACGTGTTCTTTTTTCTGAATTGACACGGCTTTTAAACCATCTTTTGAACATTGCGACATTCGGACTAGACGTTGGGGCAATGACACCCTTTTTGTGGGCCTTTGAGGAACGTGAAGTTTTGATGGGATTTTACGAACGCGTTTCTGGAGCGCGCATGCATGCGGCCTATTTCAGGCCGGGTGGGGTCCATCGGGATTTGCCGGCTGGCCTTTTGGGGGATATCCAACTGTTCATTAACCGATTTCCAACCGTGATTGATGACATAGAAAACCTTTTAACAGAAAACCGCATTTTCAAACAACGTACTGTTGATATTGGCGTTGTCACAGCAGAGGAAGCCGTCGAATGGGGATTTTCCGGACCCATGTTGCGGGCAAGCACCGTTCCATGGGATCTTCGATCCGCCCAGCCATACGAAATTTATGAATTTTTAGATTTTGACGTGCCAATTGGCAAAAATGGCGATTGCTATGATCGGTACCTTGTTCGCGTCGAAGAAATGCGCCAAAGCGTCAACATAATCCAACAATGCCTGGACAAAATACCAGCGGGCCCCGTTCTTGTGGATGATCCAAAAATCGTCCCACCCCCAAAGGAAAAATTAAAACAGTCGATGGAGGCAATGATCCACCACTTCAAATTATATACCGAAGGGTTTCATGTTCCCGCCGGCGAAGTATATAGCGCGACTGAATCCCCCAAGGGTGAATTTGGGGTGTATCTGATATCGGACGGCAGCAATCGGCCCTATCGGTGTAAAATACGATCACCTGGTTTTGCTTGCCTGCAGGCATTAGAATGGATATCAAAAGGCCATATGTTGTCGGACATTGTGGCGATTATTGGATCGATGGATATTGTATTTGGAGAAATTGATCGATGA
- the nuoF gene encoding NADH-quinone oxidoreductase subunit NuoF, giving the protein MSLCEKDRIFTNLHGHQSPFLPATLLRGDWDRTINLIQNGRDWVIAEVKSSGLRGRGGAGFSTGDKWGFMPKQHGEIPSYLVINADESEPGTCKDRDILRFEPHKLIEGALLAGFAVGANTAYIYIRGEFYAEAKIVQTAIDEAYAAGLLGKNAAKSGWDFDVHLHRGAGAYICGQESALLESLEGRKGMPRLKPPFPSQRGLYGCPTTINNVETIASISTILRRGAHWFSAIGRPNNTGTKLFCISGHVNKPCTVEEAMGIPLRELIDKHAGGVRGGWDNLKAVIPGGSSVPLLPKSICDSVLMDFDSLEEVSSHLGTAGVIVMDRSTDVIDAIARLSRFYWHESCGQCSPCREGTGWMSKMMNRLVKGKAVPADIDLLEEISHYVENHTICALGASAAWPVQGLIRHFREEMEGRIRDSVNHTETTV; this is encoded by the coding sequence ATGAGCCTGTGTGAAAAAGACAGAATTTTTACCAATCTTCATGGCCATCAATCCCCATTTTTACCAGCGACGTTATTGCGCGGGGATTGGGACAGGACGATCAATTTAATCCAAAACGGTCGCGATTGGGTGATTGCAGAAGTCAAATCATCAGGCCTTCGAGGGCGCGGTGGGGCCGGATTTTCGACCGGGGACAAGTGGGGCTTTATGCCCAAACAACACGGCGAAATCCCATCCTATCTTGTTATCAATGCCGATGAAAGTGAGCCCGGGACTTGCAAAGACCGCGATATCCTGCGGTTTGAACCCCATAAATTGATCGAGGGGGCCCTGTTGGCCGGCTTTGCCGTTGGCGCCAACACAGCCTATATTTACATCAGGGGTGAATTTTATGCCGAGGCAAAAATCGTCCAAACGGCCATTGACGAAGCCTATGCGGCAGGTCTGTTGGGAAAAAATGCGGCCAAAAGCGGGTGGGATTTTGATGTGCATCTGCATCGTGGTGCGGGGGCCTATATCTGCGGACAGGAATCTGCCCTTTTAGAAAGCCTAGAGGGGCGCAAAGGTATGCCACGCCTAAAACCCCCTTTCCCGTCACAAAGGGGCTTATACGGATGTCCAACAACCATTAACAATGTCGAAACAATTGCATCCATTTCAACGATTTTACGCCGCGGTGCCCATTGGTTTTCCGCCATAGGACGCCCCAATAATACAGGCACAAAACTGTTTTGCATTTCGGGGCACGTCAATAAACCCTGCACAGTAGAGGAAGCAATGGGCATCCCCTTGCGCGAATTGATCGACAAACATGCAGGGGGCGTTCGCGGCGGATGGGACAATCTAAAGGCTGTCATACCGGGGGGATCCTCTGTCCCGCTATTGCCAAAATCGATATGCGATTCTGTGTTGATGGATTTTGATAGTTTGGAGGAGGTTAGCAGTCACCTTGGAACCGCCGGGGTTATCGTCATGGATCGATCGACTGATGTGATCGATGCCATCGCCCGATTAAGCCGATTTTACTGGCACGAAAGTTGTGGGCAATGCTCCCCCTGTCGGGAAGGAACCGGATGGATGAGCAAAATGATGAATCGCCTGGTCAAAGGAAAAGCAGTTCCAGCAGACATTGACCTTTTAGAGGAGATCAGCCACTATGTGGAAAACCATACCATTTGCGCCCTGGGTGCATCCGCGGCGTGGCCGGTCCAAGGGCTTATCCGGCATTTCAGGGAGGAAATGGAGGGCAGGATTCGGGATTCTGTGAATCACACAGAGACGACGGTGTAA
- a CDS encoding Rpn family recombination-promoting nuclease/putative transposase, with product MALSKFLDPKNDVAFRRIFGSEKNKDILIHFINDVLELKAGDRIKEVTFLSTIQIPDIAAKKQSIVDVLCKDENGVQIIIEMQVSPQEGFEKRAQYYAAKAYSRQLNKGKEEGARYKDLKAVIFIAISDTVIFKDKLSYKSDHIILDKESYANDLKDFSFTFIELPKFKITDINLLTNIVEKWCFFFKNADKTSEAELRRLIGSDEVIKRAYEELNQFNWTEEELLTYEQEIKRIMDNQAAEDYQRNRIKQAEAEIMARGKAEGKAEGKAEGKAEGKAEGKAEGKAEGEAKKAIEIAQNLLSQNIDVNTIAAATGLSVEQINGLKLKN from the coding sequence ATGGCCCTTTCTAAATTTCTTGATCCCAAAAATGATGTTGCCTTTCGCCGTATCTTCGGATCCGAAAAGAATAAAGATATCCTCATTCATTTCATTAACGATGTCTTGGAACTAAAAGCTGGGGATAGGATTAAGGAAGTCACTTTTTTATCAACGATCCAGATCCCCGACATAGCCGCTAAAAAGCAGAGCATCGTGGATGTTTTATGCAAAGATGAAAACGGCGTGCAGATCATTATTGAAATGCAGGTCTCTCCCCAAGAAGGGTTCGAGAAACGCGCACAATATTATGCCGCTAAAGCGTACTCCCGTCAGCTGAACAAGGGTAAAGAAGAGGGTGCTCGTTATAAGGATCTGAAAGCCGTCATCTTTATTGCGATCAGTGACACGGTTATTTTTAAAGATAAGCTATCCTATAAGTCAGATCATATTATCCTGGACAAAGAATCGTACGCCAATGATCTCAAAGATTTTTCGTTTACGTTTATCGAGCTTCCTAAATTCAAGATCACCGATATTAACCTGTTGACCAATATTGTTGAAAAATGGTGTTTCTTTTTCAAGAATGCCGACAAAACCAGCGAAGCAGAGTTGCGTCGACTGATCGGATCTGATGAGGTTATCAAACGTGCCTATGAAGAACTCAACCAGTTTAACTGGACAGAAGAAGAGTTACTGACGTACGAACAAGAGATCAAGCGGATCATGGATAACCAGGCGGCCGAGGACTATCAGAGAAACCGCATAAAACAAGCAGAGGCTGAGATAATGGCTAGAGGTAAGGCTGAGGGGAAGGCCGAGGGGAAGGCCGAAGGCAAGGCTGAGGGGAAGGCTGAGGGGAAGGCTGAGGGGAAAGCCGAAGGCGAAGCTAAAAAAGCGATAGAAATTGCCCAGAACCTCCTCTCTCAAAATATAGATGTTAATACGATAGCGGCAGCAACAGGGTTATCTGTTGAACAAATCAACGGCCTTAAACTCAAGAACTAA
- a CDS encoding ATP-binding cassette domain-containing protein, with protein sequence MPSPFTPPLDALCAHNIFKTFGKRPVLMGINLYLKQGEAVGLLGPNGAGKTTCFSIMTGLIQPDRGSVYLDQVDITRMPMHRRARQGVG encoded by the coding sequence ATGCCCAGTCCATTCACTCCCCCATTAGATGCTTTATGCGCCCATAATATTTTTAAAACCTTTGGCAAGCGCCCTGTTTTGATGGGGATAAATTTATACCTAAAACAGGGGGAGGCGGTCGGCCTTCTTGGGCCCAACGGTGCCGGGAAAACAACGTGTTTTTCAATTATGACAGGGTTAATTCAACCCGACAGGGGGTCTGTTTACCTGGATCAGGTCGACATCACGCGAATGCCAATGCATCGACGGGCCCGGCAAGGGGTTGGA
- a CDS encoding multidrug effflux MFS transporter codes for MIHVLSPAVWLIVLIAGLSQLSETVYTPSLPDIAHALQASESMVEYTLTIYLFGFAVGTLFWGKLSDKLGRKPCVIVGLVVFIAGCIICYLSANMTMLMIGRFVQAFGGSIGSVLGQAICRDAFHGPKLGKVYSSIGSALAVFPAIGPVVGGVIAERFGWPSIFLFLIGFAIILTLFVLAKLPETHHADNRQPVSIINVACKLGTNKRVVGFGLIVAACNGISFSYFAEGSFYLIKGLGLLPSEYGLSFVVIAIATMMGGELSKKMHSYCAPQAIMDYGLWIMMISAAVFSGFALVHHCMLSLPNYLMVIITIISQMTLMFGNCMITSNALALALVDYKWCIGTASSLFGFFYYCLISLFTFGMGILHNGTLLPMPLYFLGIAIFMMGIQKIIMRQQ; via the coding sequence ATGATACACGTTTTATCGCCAGCTGTTTGGCTTATTGTTTTAATTGCGGGTCTTTCGCAACTTTCTGAAACCGTTTACACGCCTTCTTTGCCTGACATAGCGCATGCTTTACAGGCGTCAGAATCGATGGTGGAATACACACTAACCATTTATCTTTTTGGGTTTGCTGTTGGCACACTTTTTTGGGGTAAGCTTTCTGATAAATTGGGACGAAAACCCTGTGTTATAGTGGGCCTTGTCGTTTTTATTGCTGGATGCATTATCTGCTATCTTTCAGCAAATATGACTATGTTAATGATCGGTCGCTTTGTTCAGGCGTTCGGTGGAAGCATCGGCAGCGTTTTGGGTCAAGCCATTTGTCGTGATGCTTTTCATGGTCCAAAGTTGGGCAAAGTCTATTCATCCATAGGCAGCGCCTTGGCTGTTTTTCCTGCCATTGGTCCTGTCGTTGGTGGTGTCATCGCAGAGCGCTTTGGTTGGCCCAGCATATTTTTATTTTTGATAGGTTTTGCCATTATTTTGACACTGTTTGTGTTGGCAAAGTTACCAGAAACACATCATGCGGACAACAGGCAGCCTGTATCCATAATCAACGTTGCTTGCAAGCTTGGGACAAACAAAAGGGTTGTTGGCTTTGGTCTGATTGTGGCGGCCTGCAATGGCATATCTTTTAGCTATTTTGCCGAAGGATCATTTTATCTGATCAAAGGATTGGGTCTTTTGCCCAGTGAATATGGGCTTAGTTTTGTTGTTATTGCAATTGCCACAATGATGGGTGGGGAATTGTCTAAAAAGATGCATTCTTATTGTGCTCCTCAAGCCATCATGGATTATGGTCTTTGGATTATGATGATATCGGCCGCAGTGTTTAGCGGATTTGCCCTTGTTCATCATTGCATGCTGTCTTTGCCAAATTATCTGATGGTGATAATCACAATTATCAGCCAAATGACCCTGATGTTTGGAAATTGTATGATAACAAGCAATGCTTTGGCTTTGGCGCTTGTAGATTATAAATGGTGCATTGGGACCGCATCCAGCCTATTCGGTTTCTTTTATTACTGCTTGATATCACTGTTTACCTTTGGCATGGGTATTTTGCATAATGGCACATTGTTGCCAATGCCTTTGTATTTCTTGGGCATTGCGATCTTTATGATGGGCATTCAAAAAATCATCATGCGCCAGCAATAA
- a CDS encoding NADH-quinone oxidoreductase subunit C: MPPKQPLNFETFLRDHLGPDLIDLTHNLETFVVHVYSGSIIRTLTILKDNKRCSFKQLIDITAVDYPKRLHRFDVVYNLLSHKLNIRVRIKINTTEETPVNSITEIFPAANWFEREIFDLFGIHFTDHPNLQRILTDYNFTGHPLRKDFPLSGFTQVRYDETNRRVTSEPVKLEQEYRDFNFISPWEGPQNRKIPAPTPNNQKAVNFIP; this comes from the coding sequence ATGCCCCCCAAACAACCGCTCAACTTTGAAACGTTTCTTCGTGACCATCTGGGGCCTGATTTAATTGATCTGACCCACAACCTTGAAACATTTGTCGTTCATGTCTATTCGGGGTCGATCATTCGTACTCTGACCATCCTAAAGGATAACAAGCGATGTTCCTTTAAACAGTTGATCGACATTACCGCCGTTGATTATCCAAAACGTCTTCACCGTTTTGACGTTGTATATAACCTATTGAGCCATAAACTGAATATACGCGTGCGCATCAAGATTAACACGACCGAAGAAACACCCGTGAACAGCATCACCGAAATCTTTCCGGCAGCAAATTGGTTCGAACGGGAGATTTTCGATCTTTTCGGCATTCATTTCACAGATCACCCCAATCTGCAGCGCATTTTAACGGATTATAATTTCACCGGGCATCCATTGCGCAAAGATTTCCCCTTAAGTGGATTTACCCAGGTCAGATATGATGAAACCAATCGACGCGTGACATCCGAACCTGTAAAACTAGAACAAGAGTACAGGGATTTTAATTTTATAAGCCCATGGGAGGGGCCGCAAAATAGAAAGATCCCCGCCCCCACCCCAAACAATCAAAAAGCAGTGAATTTCATTCCATGA